Proteins encoded in a region of the Methanofollis tationis genome:
- a CDS encoding NAD-dependent epimerase/dehydratase family protein, with the protein MAGAPIHHIPYRGVFTPLRLAVIGCGAVAELNHLPAVSRCRNVEVTVLVDRNLQRARSLAEKFGVGEVMDDYRLIRGKADAAIIALPHALHARAAVELMSQRMDVLVEKPMALTAAECDLMIAAAQENGVKLAVGLMRRFLDSHRLVKNLIDNGALGTITSFDIREGHVFGWPAASDFFFRREAAGGGVLMDVGVHTLDSLLWWLGDYESVEYHDDCYGGVEANCRLNLKMRCGAEGTVEISRTRNLRNTAIIRGEKGWVEIDLEGNRLSFFPEGDDIGVSGTTVRQDPAASAALPIPHCLFCDQLSDWVGATRNGHKPLVTGEEGRRSVALIEECYLRRQPLDLPWAPQVFLRAGDACLLKNKKVLVTGGTGFIGGRLIECLVRDCGADVRALVRNFTRASHIARFPIEMVPGDVTDYKAVLRAAEGFDGIFHCAKGKGGTPAQRRQVNVQGTEHVLRAARERGVGRVVHVSTLSVYGQTPDGRLDERAPRQRSDEVYADSKREAEGLVFDHERRHGLSVSVVQPAVVYGPGAPAWTCGPIQKLSRGKMILVNNGDGFCNAVYVDDVIQAMILAAVRKEAAGEAFLVSARRPVTWKDFFGFYEKMIGAAATVSMTAEEAGRYLNKSRKDQNPVRLALRVPGEIGTALTKHPGLFRDLISSPATACLTGRCRPFLPRSIRTRGENSPQRGDGLIPAILCAAICRWCRFRRRRSGIIRQRPRFRSIRHSNSSVTSRSSNSPRGWTSRSAGWNSPVLEGIMRDPEICCRGRGETAMMGTARPGVFL; encoded by the coding sequence ATGGCAGGAGCACCGATACACCATATACCATACAGGGGGGTATTCACGCCATTGAGACTAGCAGTCATAGGGTGCGGTGCTGTTGCAGAGTTGAACCACCTTCCTGCGGTGTCCAGGTGCAGGAACGTCGAGGTGACGGTGCTGGTGGACCGAAATCTTCAGCGTGCCCGCAGCCTGGCCGAAAAATTCGGGGTCGGTGAGGTGATGGACGATTACCGCCTCATCAGGGGGAAGGCCGATGCGGCGATCATCGCTCTGCCTCACGCTCTCCATGCCCGTGCGGCTGTCGAACTGATGAGTCAGAGGATGGACGTCCTGGTGGAGAAGCCGATGGCCCTCACCGCGGCCGAATGCGACCTGATGATCGCGGCCGCACAGGAAAACGGCGTTAAACTCGCCGTCGGCCTGATGCGCCGTTTTCTCGACTCGCACCGCCTGGTGAAAAACCTGATCGACAACGGCGCCCTGGGAACGATCACCTCGTTCGACATCAGGGAGGGGCATGTCTTTGGCTGGCCTGCCGCATCGGACTTTTTCTTCAGGCGGGAGGCGGCAGGGGGCGGCGTGCTCATGGATGTCGGAGTTCATACGCTCGACTCCCTCCTCTGGTGGCTCGGGGATTACGAATCGGTGGAGTACCACGATGACTGCTATGGTGGGGTGGAGGCCAACTGCAGGCTCAACCTGAAGATGAGGTGCGGTGCCGAAGGAACGGTTGAAATTAGCCGTACGCGCAATCTTCGCAACACCGCGATCATCAGGGGCGAGAAGGGATGGGTGGAGATCGATCTGGAAGGCAACCGTCTCTCATTTTTCCCTGAGGGGGATGATATCGGCGTATCCGGCACAACGGTCAGGCAGGATCCCGCCGCGTCCGCCGCCCTCCCGATCCCGCACTGCCTCTTCTGCGACCAGCTCTCAGACTGGGTCGGGGCGACCAGAAACGGGCATAAACCGCTGGTGACCGGCGAGGAGGGGCGCCGGTCTGTTGCGCTGATCGAAGAGTGTTATCTCCGCCGGCAACCCCTCGATCTCCCCTGGGCGCCGCAGGTCTTCCTGAGGGCCGGAGATGCCTGCCTCCTTAAAAACAAAAAAGTTCTGGTCACCGGCGGCACCGGGTTTATCGGCGGGCGCCTGATCGAGTGCCTGGTCCGGGACTGCGGCGCCGATGTCAGGGCTCTTGTGCGCAATTTCACCAGGGCATCGCATATCGCACGCTTTCCGATCGAGATGGTCCCCGGCGATGTCACCGATTACAAGGCCGTTCTTCGGGCCGCCGAGGGCTTTGATGGGATCTTCCATTGCGCGAAGGGAAAGGGGGGGACGCCGGCACAGCGGCGGCAGGTGAACGTGCAGGGAACCGAGCATGTGCTCAGGGCGGCGCGCGAGCGGGGTGTCGGGCGGGTGGTCCATGTCAGCACCCTCTCGGTGTACGGCCAGACCCCTGACGGCAGACTTGACGAACGAGCCCCCAGGCAACGCTCTGATGAGGTCTACGCCGATTCAAAACGCGAGGCCGAGGGTCTGGTCTTTGACCATGAACGAAGGCACGGTCTTTCGGTATCGGTTGTTCAGCCTGCGGTGGTCTACGGTCCGGGCGCCCCGGCATGGACCTGCGGGCCGATCCAGAAACTCTCCAGGGGGAAGATGATCCTGGTGAACAACGGCGACGGATTCTGCAATGCGGTGTATGTGGACGATGTCATACAGGCGATGATCCTTGCGGCTGTCAGGAAGGAGGCGGCAGGTGAGGCGTTTCTCGTTTCTGCCCGGCGTCCCGTCACCTGGAAGGACTTTTTCGGGTTCTACGAGAAGATGATCGGTGCGGCGGCAACGGTCTCCATGACCGCCGAAGAGGCCGGACGCTACCTGAATAAATCCCGGAAAGACCAGAATCCTGTCAGGCTGGCATTGAGGGTTCCCGGGGAGATCGGTACCGCCCTCACGAAGCATCCCGGCCTGTTCCGCGATCTGATCTCTTCGCCTGCAACCGCCTGCCTGACCGGTCGGTGCCGCCCCTTCCTCCCCCGGTCCATCAGAACACGCGGGGAAAACTCGCCTCAGAGAGGCGACGGCCTGATCCCGGCGATCCTGTGTGCCGCGATCTGCCGGTGGTGCCGCTTTCGGAGAAGGAGATCAGGTATTATCAGGCAAAGACCGAGGTTTCGATCGATAAGGCACAGCAACTCCTCGGTTACGTCCCGGTCTTCGAACTCGCCGAGGGGATGGACCTCACGGAGCGCTGGCTGGAATTCACCGGTTTTGGAGGGCATCATGAGAGATCCTGAGATCTGTTGCAGGGGGCGGGGAGAAACGGCAATGATGGGGACGGCACGCCCGGGGGTATTCCTGTGA
- a CDS encoding glycosyltransferase has product MKISILVPNLSQNVLSRAHLLGKMLMRHYEVEIVGPVLDGGIWEPLADDTSVPRRALPVRGAVHLRTHLRTLGEMADGDVVYAVKPLSTSFGAGLLARIARKTPLVLDIDDWDTGLMNEEIRALSVGGRARLLGYSALYPFQIGSVLGRGVCERLIGAADSITVSSPFLQEKYGGEIVWHARDADLFQPSGYDRARIREGLGIDPDTSVLLFLGSPRPHKGMETLVEAVRRLDDRNVTLAIVGMDATPYCQALAEHASQVLGPRFLAYGMQPFARIPEFLAMSDMAVIPQQKNDATAGQVPAKIFDAMAMEKSIIATAVSSLPQILEGCGWVVEPENPDRLADAVRFIVDNPDIAKKMGISARKKFNECFSYDANALTLKNVFERFN; this is encoded by the coding sequence GTGAAGATCTCGATACTGGTGCCGAACCTGTCGCAGAACGTCCTTTCACGTGCGCATCTGCTCGGAAAGATGCTCATGCGCCATTATGAGGTTGAGATCGTCGGTCCGGTCCTCGACGGCGGGATCTGGGAGCCGCTTGCCGATGATACAAGCGTCCCCCGCAGAGCGCTCCCGGTCAGGGGTGCGGTACACCTCCGCACCCATCTCCGCACCCTCGGGGAGATGGCCGACGGCGACGTCGTCTATGCGGTCAAACCCCTTTCTACGAGTTTCGGGGCTGGCCTTCTGGCCAGGATCGCCAGAAAGACGCCGCTGGTCCTCGACATCGACGACTGGGACACGGGGCTGATGAACGAGGAGATCCGCGCCCTCTCCGTGGGCGGAAGAGCGCGGCTTCTCGGCTACTCCGCCCTCTACCCGTTTCAGATAGGTTCAGTCCTCGGGCGCGGCGTCTGCGAGCGCCTGATCGGAGCTGCGGACAGCATCACCGTCTCAAGTCCGTTTCTTCAGGAAAAATACGGCGGTGAGATCGTCTGGCACGCCAGGGATGCTGATCTGTTCCAGCCGTCCGGGTATGACCGGGCTCGTATCAGGGAGGGCCTCGGGATCGATCCCGACACCTCGGTCCTCCTCTTTCTCGGGAGTCCGAGGCCGCATAAAGGTATGGAGACTCTTGTCGAAGCGGTTCGCCGTCTCGATGACCGGAATGTGACGCTCGCCATCGTCGGGATGGACGCCACCCCGTACTGCCAGGCGCTGGCCGAGCACGCCAGCCAGGTCCTCGGCCCGCGATTTCTGGCATATGGCATGCAACCCTTTGCACGGATCCCGGAGTTTCTTGCGATGTCAGATATGGCGGTGATCCCGCAGCAGAAAAACGATGCGACGGCCGGGCAGGTTCCGGCAAAGATCTTTGATGCGATGGCGATGGAGAAGAGCATCATTGCCACAGCGGTCTCGTCGCTCCCGCAGATCCTTGAGGGGTGCGGGTGGGTTGTGGAGCCTGAAAACCCGGACAGACTGGCTGACGCCGTCCGTTTCATCGTGGACAACCCGGATATCGCGAAGAAGATGGGTATTTCGGCCAGAAAAAAATTCAACGAGTGTTTCTCGTACGATGCGAACGCACTGACTCTTAAAAACGTGTTTGAACGCTTCAATTGA
- a CDS encoding right-handed parallel beta-helix repeat-containing protein, whose protein sequence is MKAIGGLLLVGVMLLFCLTPAAYAEDLQIVDETLDPALFEEKIVVRTPTVHIVNESGSIGEAVARANPGDRVLVESGTYYETLDVDRTLELRGIDTGGGMPVVCGNGSGSLFTLSGTGISLDGFVMNGSGITVLSDRNVISNNTIIGGDIMLPVRNGGNSICDNVLEGGNITIMSGTVLTVRGNTLLNGSFALYRSYDLMVRDNLVAGGGLTLVNVVDGAFFNNTISDNPDGCAFDVRRSFCNIIAGNVIRGCGCGFRTGESANQVYLNTFVNNTLHVASVDLSGGCDLWSSPDPVTYLFNGSAFVGTPGNYWDDHTGTDMDGDGVLEDAYMVGESSGVDQFPLAYPGEEYTVTYADERP, encoded by the coding sequence ATGAAAGCAATTGGGGGACTGCTTCTTGTCGGTGTGATGCTGCTCTTCTGCCTGACACCGGCGGCATATGCAGAGGATCTTCAGATTGTCGATGAAACTCTGGACCCGGCTCTTTTTGAGGAGAAGATCGTGGTGCGTACCCCCACGGTCCACATCGTCAACGAGAGCGGGAGTATCGGAGAGGCGGTGGCGCGGGCGAACCCCGGCGATCGGGTGCTGGTAGAGAGCGGCACCTATTATGAGACCCTGGATGTGGACAGGACGCTGGAACTCCGCGGGATCGATACCGGCGGTGGAATGCCGGTGGTGTGCGGCAACGGTTCCGGGAGTCTTTTCACACTCTCGGGCACCGGCATATCGCTGGACGGGTTTGTGATGAACGGCTCTGGCATCACGGTCCTCTCGGACAGGAATGTCATTTCAAACAACACGATCATCGGTGGGGATATCATGCTGCCGGTCCGCAACGGGGGCAATTCGATCTGCGACAACGTCCTGGAAGGCGGAAATATCACCATCATGTCCGGTACGGTCCTGACCGTTCGCGGGAATACCCTCCTGAACGGGAGCTTTGCACTCTACCGCTCCTATGACCTGATGGTCAGGGACAATCTAGTCGCCGGGGGGGGGCTCACGCTGGTGAACGTCGTTGACGGCGCCTTCTTCAACAATACGATCTCGGACAACCCTGACGGGTGCGCTTTCGATGTGCGGCGATCGTTCTGCAACATCATTGCGGGCAATGTCATCAGGGGCTGCGGGTGCGGGTTCAGGACAGGTGAGTCTGCCAACCAGGTCTATCTGAACACCTTCGTTAATAATACGCTACACGTTGCATCGGTTGATCTCTCCGGAGGCTGCGATCTCTGGTCGTCTCCGGATCCGGTGACGTACCTCTTCAACGGCTCCGCATTTGTCGGCACTCCTGGCAATTACTGGGATGACCACACCGGCACTGACATGGACGGGGACGGCGTTCTTGAAGATGCCTATATGGTAGGAGAATCATCAGGCGTCGATCAATTCCCGCTTGCATATCCAGGAGAGGAGTATACCGTCACATATGCCGATGAACGCCCGTGA
- a CDS encoding glycosyltransferase yields the protein MVIPLYNKRPYIERTIRSVLSQTIQDFEIVVVDDGSQDYGADIVRAIDDRRIRLISQENRGVSAARNRGVHEATSDFIAFLDADDEWRPTFLETILRLRMRYPGAGIYATDRINCRPDGRMKPCRYIRIPPAPWEGLLPGYFITAGSSDQPICSSVIGIPKQVLEEVGGFPAGVRIGEDLITWFNIALKYPIAFSREIGAVYHMEAENRTDKQARDKTWRLNLITRVEEAIRNGEVPVEKISEVQEYLAVYQIGMAWHYIRSGKTGEARTILSRCRTELLKRDRRVMYFRTFLPSPFR from the coding sequence GTGGTCATCCCCCTCTACAACAAACGCCCCTATATCGAACGGACAATCCGCTCCGTCCTCTCCCAGACCATTCAGGACTTCGAGATCGTCGTCGTCGACGACGGGTCGCAGGATTACGGCGCCGATATTGTCAGAGCGATCGACGACCGGCGCATCCGCCTGATCAGTCAGGAAAACCGCGGCGTCTCCGCCGCAAGAAACCGCGGGGTGCACGAGGCAACTTCAGACTTTATTGCATTTCTGGATGCAGACGACGAGTGGAGGCCCACCTTCCTCGAAACGATCCTGAGACTGCGGATGCGCTATCCTGGAGCAGGGATCTACGCAACCGACCGCATAAACTGCAGACCTGACGGCAGGATGAAACCCTGCCGCTATATCAGGATCCCGCCGGCTCCTTGGGAAGGATTGCTGCCAGGATATTTCATCACCGCAGGGTCTTCAGATCAGCCGATCTGCTCCTCTGTGATTGGCATACCAAAACAGGTGCTCGAAGAGGTCGGAGGGTTCCCGGCGGGGGTCAGGATCGGGGAAGACCTCATCACATGGTTCAATATCGCCCTGAAATACCCGATCGCCTTCAGCAGGGAGATCGGTGCGGTCTACCACATGGAAGCTGAAAACCGCACCGATAAACAGGCCAGGGACAAAACGTGGAGACTTAACCTGATAACGAGAGTAGAGGAGGCGATCAGGAACGGCGAGGTGCCCGTGGAAAAAATAAGCGAGGTGCAGGAGTATCTGGCCGTCTACCAGATCGGCATGGCATGGCACTATATACGCTCGGGCAAGACCGGAGAAGCGCGCACTATCCTATCCAGGTGCAGGACTGAACTGCTGAAAAGGGATAGGAGGGTGATGTATTTCCGCACATTTCTACCGTCACCGTTCAGATGA
- a CDS encoding ATP-NAD kinase family protein: protein MLVGFLLNPVAGLGGTVALKGTDGMVAEAARRGAVPVSRERAVEALAPLRGSGIRFVTSAAPMGADALEQAGIYDYQVVYRPEADGTTAADTMGAVRAFVAHGADIILFCGGDGTARDVAAAAGETPILGIPAGVKMFSGVFALRPGEVAAILTGAFDLREAEVMDIDEDAYRRGELRARLHAVVRTPTLRGLVQGSKMVISGDESAAIDGIARFMADLILSGGTTVLGAGSTTAAIARALGLPKTLLGVDVIRDGRVVAADADERTLLAHVGRAGRCRIIVSPIGAQGSVLGRGTQQISPAVVRAAGPKNVIVVATPQKCAATPLLFVDTGDAALDAAFGESIQVICGYHAACRLPLAGQGGRRGLR, encoded by the coding sequence ATGCTGGTCGGTTTTCTCCTCAACCCTGTTGCAGGTCTCGGCGGCACGGTCGCCCTGAAGGGCACCGACGGGATGGTCGCCGAAGCCGCCCGCCGCGGGGCCGTGCCGGTCTCCCGTGAGCGTGCGGTCGAAGCGCTGGCTCCTCTGCGGGGTTCAGGCATCCGCTTTGTCACCTCTGCCGCGCCGATGGGTGCCGACGCCCTTGAGCAGGCCGGGATATACGACTATCAGGTCGTCTATCGGCCTGAAGCCGACGGGACCACTGCCGCCGATACCATGGGCGCTGTCCGTGCCTTTGTGGCGCATGGCGCTGATATCATCCTTTTCTGCGGCGGGGACGGGACGGCACGGGACGTGGCGGCAGCCGCGGGTGAGACCCCGATCCTGGGCATTCCTGCCGGTGTAAAGATGTTCTCCGGGGTCTTTGCGCTCAGGCCCGGGGAGGTCGCCGCCATCCTCACCGGCGCCTTCGATCTGCGGGAGGCTGAGGTGATGGATATCGACGAGGATGCCTACCGCAGGGGAGAGCTGCGGGCCCGCCTCCATGCCGTGGTGCGCACTCCGACCCTGAGAGGGCTGGTGCAGGGTTCAAAGATGGTTATTTCCGGGGACGAGTCTGCGGCCATCGACGGCATCGCCCGGTTTATGGCCGACCTGATCCTGAGCGGCGGCACCACCGTTCTCGGTGCGGGCAGCACCACCGCGGCGATCGCCCGGGCCCTCGGCCTTCCAAAGACGCTCCTCGGCGTGGATGTGATCAGGGACGGCCGGGTTGTGGCCGCAGATGCAGACGAACGCACCCTTCTTGCCCATGTGGGTAGGGCCGGGCGCTGCCGGATCATCGTCAGCCCCATAGGGGCTCAGGGCTCGGTGCTGGGGCGGGGGACCCAGCAGATCAGCCCTGCGGTCGTCCGTGCCGCAGGCCCCAAAAACGTGATCGTGGTGGCGACCCCGCAGAAATGTGCAGCCACTCCTCTTCTCTTTGTGGACACCGGGGATGCGGCGCTCGACGCCGCCTTTGGTGAGAGCATACAGGTGATCTGCGGCTACCATGCCGCCTGCCGCCTGCCCCTCGCCGGCCAGGGAGGACGGCGCGGCCTGAGGTGA
- a CDS encoding DUF2334 domain-containing protein, with amino-acid sequence MMGDRRRFYRGFFLAGFIIAVAGIAPGFAGTFPHLDLCGIVVLLLVPGTILFALGLLLIAARKRSLGQGPAGLRKVEAVILILLVVSLAGMLTLTSYALIHQTALLHTKWSEDLETGYLMMASMDQDNPFYAKKVIIRDDDIGADTSLSSLRWIADLAEEKDISITLSIIPAHLSENPDTVDFLNTLDRNRVEFATHGYAHEAFFPLPYDEQYRLIECSTTIMTETLDYRPVSFVPPQGSGNADTSRAARMLGYTSITDMIGYPCYLTNFISSFEYETGYTMVSHRSFEEFTRSFEEFESSSEEYYLLYLHDWTFLNDDGTLNTTRTEQFERVIEYLGDKGVAFMTLGEASAWHLDGPAIRTGQIDETTYYVDLQACRYNHTLTFRSDRADDGAVVVIDLSPGETEVRCAVEKIGPLYRFYGERGHLYAVGY; translated from the coding sequence ATGATGGGTGATCGCCGCCGATTCTATCGGGGGTTTTTTCTGGCGGGTTTCATCATTGCCGTCGCCGGTATAGCCCCGGGTTTTGCCGGCACCTTCCCGCACCTGGATCTCTGCGGGATCGTTGTTTTGCTGCTGGTTCCCGGGACGATCCTCTTCGCTCTCGGGCTCCTGCTCATCGCTGCCAGGAAAAGATCTCTGGGGCAGGGGCCGGCCGGCCTCAGAAAGGTGGAAGCCGTGATTCTTATCCTTCTGGTGGTATCTCTTGCCGGCATGCTGACCCTCACTTCGTATGCACTGATCCACCAGACGGCCCTGCTCCATACGAAATGGAGCGAGGATCTGGAAACCGGGTATCTGATGATGGCCTCCATGGACCAGGACAACCCCTTTTATGCGAAGAAAGTCATCATACGGGACGACGATATCGGTGCCGATACCTCCCTGTCCTCTCTCCGGTGGATTGCCGATCTTGCAGAGGAGAAAGACATCAGCATCACCCTTTCTATAATCCCGGCGCACCTCTCTGAAAACCCTGATACTGTCGATTTTTTGAATACGCTCGATCGAAACCGTGTGGAATTTGCGACCCACGGGTATGCGCATGAGGCGTTCTTTCCCCTGCCGTATGATGAGCAGTACAGGCTGATCGAATGCAGCACCACCATCATGACGGAGACGCTGGACTACCGCCCGGTATCCTTCGTGCCCCCACAGGGGAGCGGGAATGCTGACACCTCCCGTGCCGCCAGAATGCTTGGCTATACCTCCATCACCGATATGATTGGTTATCCGTGTTATCTGACCAATTTTATCAGCAGTTTCGAGTATGAGACCGGATACACGATGGTGTCCCACCGGAGTTTCGAGGAGTTCACCCGGAGTTTCGAGGAGTTCGAGTCTTCTTCTGAGGAGTATTATCTCCTGTACCTGCATGACTGGACATTTCTTAACGATGACGGGACTCTCAATACCACCAGAACAGAGCAGTTCGAGAGGGTGATAGAATACCTCGGGGACAAAGGGGTAGCGTTTATGACCCTCGGGGAGGCGTCCGCCTGGCATCTCGACGGACCTGCGATCAGGACCGGACAGATCGACGAGACCACCTATTATGTCGACCTGCAGGCGTGCCGGTACAACCATACCCTCACCTTCAGATCTGACCGGGCCGATGACGGAGCGGTGGTGGTGATCGATCTCTCCCCGGGAGAGACTGAGGTCAGGTGCGCCGTGGAGAAGATAGGCCCTCTATATAGATTTTATGGTGAGCGCGGCCATCTCTACGCCGTGGGATACTGA
- a CDS encoding nucleotide sugar dehydrogenase — protein sequence MVHVPDDIRDKTVCVVGLGYVGFPLAEAFSRHLKTIGYDVDGAKIASLKKKNDAITFTTDPSLIREADFVLICVPTPVKKSREPDLYYVESAASIVGKNLKPGAIVVLESTVYPGVTEELVCGILEKESGLRCGVDFKIGYSPERINPGDEAHSLDRITKIVSGMDEETTASLSALYGLITNVYRAKDIRTAEGAKVIENIQRDLNIALMNELTIIFHKMNMDTQAVLEAASTKWNFIRFNPGLVGGHCIPVDPYYLVYKAKELGYHPQVILAGRAINDHMAEYVADMAIRGLNDVGKLIKGSDALIMGLTYKEDVPDTRESPVREVVQELKSFGVNVYGYDPLLSRKEVEAFGVRALDEMEGKFDCVIAAVAHEQFRKMTVQDLSIYLNGRSVLIDLKGLFHESDPDMQKVYYRRL from the coding sequence ATGGTTCACGTACCAGATGATATCAGAGACAAAACTGTTTGCGTAGTCGGACTGGGATATGTAGGTTTTCCTCTTGCAGAAGCCTTTTCCCGACACTTAAAGACGATCGGTTACGACGTTGACGGAGCGAAGATCGCTTCACTCAAGAAAAAGAACGACGCCATCACCTTCACGACCGACCCCTCTCTTATCAGGGAGGCCGATTTTGTGTTGATCTGCGTCCCGACGCCGGTGAAAAAGTCCAGAGAACCGGATCTCTATTATGTCGAGTCCGCTGCTTCGATTGTCGGGAAAAACCTGAAACCGGGAGCGATCGTGGTGCTCGAATCGACAGTGTATCCGGGTGTGACCGAGGAATTGGTCTGCGGGATCCTGGAAAAGGAGTCAGGGCTCAGGTGCGGTGTCGACTTTAAGATCGGTTACTCTCCTGAGCGGATAAATCCGGGCGACGAGGCCCACTCGCTCGACCGGATCACCAAGATCGTCTCCGGTATGGATGAAGAAACGACGGCCTCCCTATCAGCGTTATACGGACTGATCACCAATGTTTATCGGGCGAAGGACATCAGGACGGCAGAGGGCGCAAAGGTGATCGAGAACATCCAGCGGGACCTCAACATCGCCCTGATGAACGAACTCACGATCATCTTCCACAAAATGAACATGGACACGCAGGCCGTTCTCGAAGCCGCTTCCACAAAATGGAACTTCATCAGGTTCAATCCCGGTCTTGTCGGCGGGCACTGCATCCCGGTCGACCCCTATTACCTTGTGTATAAAGCGAAAGAACTCGGGTATCACCCGCAGGTGATCCTTGCCGGGCGGGCGATCAACGATCATATGGCCGAATATGTGGCTGATATGGCGATAAGGGGCCTTAATGATGTTGGAAAGTTGATAAAGGGATCTGATGCCCTTATCATGGGCCTGACGTACAAGGAGGATGTTCCAGACACCCGCGAGAGCCCGGTCCGCGAGGTGGTGCAGGAACTGAAGAGTTTCGGCGTCAATGTCTATGGCTACGACCCTCTGCTGAGCAGGAAAGAGGTGGAAGCCTTCGGGGTCAGGGCGCTGGACGAGATGGAGGGGAAATTTGACTGCGTGATCGCTGCGGTCGCCCACGAGCAGTTCAGGAAGATGACTGTCCAGGACCTCAGCATCTATCTGAACGGTCGGTCGGTCCTGATCGATCTCAAGGGCCTCTTCCACGAGAGCGATCCCGATATGCAGAAGGTGTATTACCGGAGGCTGTAG